From Candidatus Neomarinimicrobiota bacterium, the proteins below share one genomic window:
- a CDS encoding ABC transporter permease: protein MLKSEIRERRVTVITKVLFILILFFLWEYLPVWTGRDKLFPPLSRVLESLWKNLTTGELLQHIKFSLYLIFSGIGLGIILAFFLTAFCMISKTFARIMDVIVSIMHPLPGIALLPVVMLLVGLGAKAIIIIIIHSILWPLIVNSLAGFRAIPKIQLELGRNIGMSEFRLIWAVMIPNAFPYILSGLKIAWARSWRALVSAEMVFGASGVVGGLGWFIYKTRYFMDIEAVFAGLISVIIIGMLVDEFLLKTLENKTVKKWGMSV, encoded by the coding sequence ATGCTGAAATCGGAAATACGGGAACGGCGCGTTACCGTCATCACGAAAGTCTTGTTTATTTTGATACTATTTTTTCTCTGGGAATATCTTCCGGTGTGGACAGGGCGGGACAAACTCTTTCCGCCCCTCTCCCGGGTTCTGGAATCCCTGTGGAAAAATCTGACGACCGGCGAATTGCTTCAGCACATTAAATTTTCCCTCTATCTGATTTTCAGCGGTATCGGCCTGGGCATCATTCTGGCGTTTTTCCTCACAGCCTTCTGCATGATCAGTAAAACCTTTGCCCGGATCATGGATGTGATTGTATCCATTATGCATCCGTTACCGGGTATCGCTCTGTTGCCCGTTGTCATGCTGCTGGTGGGACTTGGCGCTAAGGCTATTATTATCATCATCATTCATTCCATTCTTTGGCCCCTAATTGTGAATTCCCTGGCTGGATTCCGGGCGATACCGAAAATCCAACTGGAACTGGGACGGAACATCGGCATGAGTGAGTTTCGCCTGATATGGGCTGTGATGATTCCCAATGCGTTTCCCTACATCTTATCCGGACTGAAAATCGCCTGGGCCCGGAGCTGGCGTGCCCTGGTATCTGCCGAAATGGTATTCGGTGCCTCCGGGGTAGTCGGCGGACTCGGTTGGTTTATCTATAAAACCCGCTATTTTATGGATATCGAAGCGGTCTTTGCCGGATTGATTTCAGTGATTATTATCGGTATGCTTGTTGATGAGTTCCTTTTGAAAACATTGGAAAATAAAACTGTGAAGAAATGGGGGATGAGTGTCTGA
- a CDS encoding ABC transporter substrate-binding protein, whose amino-acid sequence MKKTALLLLMLLLGLSLLSCGRNVDKNRVVVAQQFGLGYAPIILMQELNLIEKYYPDAQVEWVRLGSGGAIREGMAGGNIDVGSMGVPPYLIAWAKGYDYKIISALCEMPLGLQTYHENVKTLKDIKPGMKIALPSPGSIQHILLSMAAAKELGNPKALDQNIIAMAHPDGVNALINQVEIDGHFTSPPYIFKELEQENIHQVVDARDAFGSDFTFLVTAATGQLKKRNPELFNAVYKALEEAINMLNENPEKTAEYVAPVLNLDRETYMKYTTWEGVRFSTNPHGLLTFLDFMNEAGYVDRNTENVKDLLWETLDPARAD is encoded by the coding sequence ATGAAAAAAACAGCATTATTGTTACTGATGCTCTTGCTGGGTTTATCTTTGCTTTCCTGTGGCAGGAATGTGGATAAGAACCGGGTTGTCGTTGCCCAGCAGTTTGGATTGGGGTATGCGCCCATCATTTTAATGCAGGAACTGAATCTGATTGAAAAATATTATCCCGATGCACAGGTTGAGTGGGTGCGTCTGGGGTCCGGTGGGGCCATTCGGGAAGGGATGGCCGGTGGCAACATTGATGTGGGTAGTATGGGTGTTCCGCCCTATCTGATTGCCTGGGCCAAAGGCTATGACTACAAAATCATTTCCGCTTTGTGTGAGATGCCTTTAGGACTTCAAACATATCATGAAAATGTTAAAACTTTAAAAGATATCAAACCGGGGATGAAAATTGCGTTGCCGTCGCCAGGATCCATTCAGCATATTCTTCTTTCCATGGCTGCGGCAAAGGAACTGGGAAATCCCAAGGCTCTGGATCAGAATATCATCGCCATGGCCCATCCCGACGGTGTCAATGCCTTGATCAACCAGGTGGAAATTGACGGACATTTTACATCACCACCCTATATTTTCAAGGAGCTGGAACAGGAAAATATCCATCAGGTGGTTGATGCCCGGGATGCTTTTGGCAGTGATTTCACCTTTTTGGTGACAGCTGCCACCGGTCAATTGAAAAAACGAAATCCCGAGCTGTTCAACGCTGTTTACAAGGCGCTGGAAGAAGCCATCAATATGTTGAATGAGAATCCTGAAAAGACTGCAGAATATGTGGCACCGGTATTAAATTTGGACCGGGAAACATACATGAAATACACCACCTGGGAAGGAGTCCGTTTCAGTACAAATCCCCATGGTTTGCTGACATTTCTGGATTTTATGAATGAAGCGGGATATGTGGACCGAAATACGGAGAATGTAAAAGACCTGCTTTGGGAAACGTTGGATCCGGCCAGGGCAGATTAA